One Hordeum vulgare subsp. vulgare chromosome 4H, MorexV3_pseudomolecules_assembly, whole genome shotgun sequence DNA window includes the following coding sequences:
- the LOC123449293 gene encoding superoxide dismutase [Cu-Zn] 2-like isoform X2, with amino-acid sequence MAGKPSSLKGVALISGGGADSAVAGALHFVQDPSSGYTEVRGRVSGLAPGLHGFHIHAFGDTTNGCNSTGPHFNPLNKSHGAPVDDERHVGDLGNIQANKDGVAEIFIKDLQISLRGPHSILGRAVVVHADSDDLGKGGHELSKSTGNAGARIGCGIIGIQPAV; translated from the exons ATGGCAGGGAAACCCAGCAGCCTCAAGGGCGTCGCCCTTATCAGCGGCGGTGGCGCCGACAGCGCTGTCGCCGGCGCCCTCCACTTCGTCCAAGACCCCTCCTCCG GGTATACCGAGGTGAGGGGGAGGGTCTCCGGCCTCGCCCCGGGCCTCCACGGCTTCCACATCCACGCCTTCGGCGACACCACCAACGGCTGCAACTCCACCG GACCCCATTTCAATCCTCTTAATAAATCCCATGGAGCACCTGTTGATGATGAACGACATGTGGGCGACCTGGGAAACATACAAGCCAACAAGGATG GCGTTGCAGAAATCTTCATAAAGGACTTACAG ATTTCACTAAGAGGGCCTCATTCCATACTGGGAAGGGCAGTTGTTGTTCATGCTGATTCTGATGACCTAGGAAAGG GTGGCCATGAGCTCAGTAAATCAACAGGAAATGCAGGAGCCAGGATTGGATGTG GTATCATTGGAATTCAacctgctgtttaa
- the LOC123449293 gene encoding superoxide dismutase [Cu-Zn] 2-like isoform X1 — translation MAGKPSSLKGVALISGGGADSAVAGALHFVQDPSSGYTEVRGRVSGLAPGLHGFHIHAFGDTTNGCNSTGPHFNPLNKSHGAPVDDERHVGDLGNIQANKDGVAEIFIKDLQISLRGPHSILGRAVVVHADSDDLGKGGHELSKSTGNAGARIGCGKLQPFILFSTLSECTHKVLLFVHYSLTP, via the exons ATGGCAGGGAAACCCAGCAGCCTCAAGGGCGTCGCCCTTATCAGCGGCGGTGGCGCCGACAGCGCTGTCGCCGGCGCCCTCCACTTCGTCCAAGACCCCTCCTCCG GGTATACCGAGGTGAGGGGGAGGGTCTCCGGCCTCGCCCCGGGCCTCCACGGCTTCCACATCCACGCCTTCGGCGACACCACCAACGGCTGCAACTCCACCG GACCCCATTTCAATCCTCTTAATAAATCCCATGGAGCACCTGTTGATGATGAACGACATGTGGGCGACCTGGGAAACATACAAGCCAACAAGGATG GCGTTGCAGAAATCTTCATAAAGGACTTACAG ATTTCACTAAGAGGGCCTCATTCCATACTGGGAAGGGCAGTTGTTGTTCATGCTGATTCTGATGACCTAGGAAAGG GTGGCCATGAGCTCAGTAAATCAACAGGAAATGCAGGAGCCAGGATTGGATGTGGTAAATTGCaaccttttattttgttttcaacactgAGCGAATGCACGCACAAGGTGCTGCTTTTTGTACATTATTCTCTAACTCCGTGA